Part of the Arthrobacter sp. MMS18-M83 genome is shown below.
ATCAAGGCCACCGGAGTAGGCCAGAACAATGCGCTCAGTCACGAGAGTGCTCCTTTGTTGTTGCTTGGTTCTTTTGAGTCAAATGCTTGGGACCGACCAGAAGGCCGGAATAGTTCAGTTACTGGGCCGGGTTAGTTTCCCGGTCCGGCTTCCTGGGCCAGTTGGAGGAACCGGGCTGCCAATTCGGCCCCGCCGTCGGGATCCCTGGCAACCAAAAGCAAGGTGTCGTCGCCTGCGATCGTACCCAATACAGACGGCATCACCGAGTGGTCGATGGCCAGGGCCAGGAAGTTGGCGGCACCTGGCGGCGTCCGCAGCACCACGATATTGCCCGAAGCCTCCGCGGTGACCAGCAGCTCCCCGCAGAGCCGCGACAGGCGCGCGTCCAGGATTTCCTGGGTGATACCGCTCTTGGCATTGCGGTCACCACCCTCGCCGGGCACCGCGTAGACCAGTGCGCCGTCCTTGCCTCGCACGCGAACCGCCCCCAGTTCCACCAGGTCCCTGGAGAGGGTCGCCTGGGTGACCTGGACGCCGTCGTCCGCCAGAAGGGCTGCGAGCTCTGCCTGCGAGCGCACGGACTCACCGGTCAGGATCGAGGTGATCCGCGCCTGCCGGGCAGTCTTGGTGGCGGGGCTGGCGCCATGCGACGCCGGATGGGTGGACACTAGAACGTGCTCTCCGCAGCGCCTTTTCCAGGAGAAACAGCGCCTTCAACGGGGGAAAGCCCGTCGACGAATGCGAGTCCCGATCTGTGCATGAGCCAGGCCATGAGCGCCTTCTGGGCGTGCAAGCGGTTCTCTGCTTCGTCCCAGACGATGGACTGCGGCCCGTCGATAACACCGGCGGAGATCTCGTAGCCGCGGTAGGCGGGCAGGCAATGAAGCACGACGGCGTCCGGTGCGGCTAGCTCCATGGCGGCCTCGTTCACGGAGTACCCGCGGAAGAGCTGCATCCGGGCTTCCTTTTCGGCTTCCTGGCCCATGGACACCCATGTGTCTGTGGCGACGACGTCGGCCCCCCGAAGGGCTTCTGCGGCGTCAGTGGTGATGAGCACGGAACCACCGGTCTCTGCGGCCCGTTCCTCGGCTGCAGCCACGATGTCAGCGGCCGGCAGATAGCCTTCCGGCCCCGAGATCCTGACGTGCATCCCCGCCGTGACGCCCGCCAGGAGGTACGAGTTGGCCATGTTGTTCGCGGCGTCGCCGAGGTAGGCCATGGTGAGTCCGGCAAGTTCGCCTTTGTGCTCCTTGACCGCCAGGAGGTCCGCCAGGAGCTGGCACGGGTGGTAATCGTCGCAGAGAGCGTTGATGACGGGAACCTTGGAGTTCTCGGCCATCGCCACGAGGCCGGAGTGCGCGCCGGTGCGCCAGACGATGGTCGAGACCATGCGTTCGAGTACCTTCGCGGTGTCCTCAACGGACTCCTTGTGGCCGATCTGCGCCTCGCCCGGATTGATGATGAGCGCGTTGCCGCCCATGTCCGCGATGCCAGTGGCAAAGGACACCCGGGTACGGGTGGAGGTCTTGTCGAAGATGACGGCGACGGTCTTGCGTCCGTTGCCGTCCGCTGCGAACGGTTGGACGCTATACGGTGCGGCCTTCATCCGGACTGCGAGCTCCAGCACCTCGGCTTGCTCGGCCGGTGTGAGGTCCGTGTCCTTGAGGAAGTGACGGGTGGTATTCACTGTGCGTCCTTAGCGGTCAGGGGTGCAGCGGTCTGGGGAGCAGTGGTCAGAGATGCAGCGGTCTGGGCGGCTGCCGCCCGGATGATGCCCGGCAGCGCCTCAAGGAAACGGTCGGCTTGTTCCGTCGTCAGGATGAGTGGCGGAGCCAGCCGGATGGTGCGCGGGCCGGGGCTGTTGATAATGAAACCAGCGTCGAGCGCGGCGGTCACCATGGCGGGCGCGATCTCGGCGTCGAGATCGAAACCGATCAGGAGGCCTTCCCCGCGGACTTCCGCGACGCCGTCGACGTCGGACAGGCCGGCCCGCAGCCGCGCGCCGACGGTGAGCACGTTTTCCAGTACGCCCTGGCTTTCGATGGCATGCAAGGTGGCGAGGGCGGCGGCCGTGGCCACCGGGTTCCCGCCGAAAGTAGTGCCGTGCTGGCCCGCTGTCAGGAGCGACGACGTCGGCGCTCCGAAGGTGATGAGCGCGCCAACCGGGAAGCCGCCGCCCAGGCCCTTGGCGAGGGTCACGGCGTCGGGGACGATTCCGGCGTCTTCGCTGGCCAGCCACTTGCCGGTGCGCCCGATGCCGGTCTGGACCTCGTCCAGGATCAGCAGCGCGCCGGCAGCGGTGGTGGCTTCGCGGGCCGCGAGAAGGTATTCGACGCTGAGCGGGCGGACGCCCGCCTCGCCTTGGATGGGCTCGAGGAACACGGCAGCCGTCGTTTCGTCGACGGCGGCGCGGAGGGCTTCGATGTCGCCGAACGGGATGTGGACCACGCCGCCGGGCAACGGTTCGAACGGCGTCCGGTAGGCTTCCTTGGCGGTCAGGGCCAAGGCGCCCATCGTGCGGCCGTGGAAGGCGCCTTCGAGTGCGATGATCTTGGTGCGCTTTGCTGATTTTGCACCGGCGGGCGCTTCACTGTTGCGCCGAGCCAGCTTGAAGGCGGCCTCATTGGCTTCGGTTCCGGAGTTGGCGAAAAATACCTTGGAACCCGCGGGAGCGTTGGTGATGGACAGGAGCTTCTCAGCGAGCGCGATCTGCGTAGGGCTCGTGAAGAAGTTGGAGACGTGCCCCAGAGTGGCGAGCTGGCTGGAGATGACCGACGTGACGAAGGGGTGGGCGTGGCCCAGGGCGTTCACGGCAATGCCGCCCAGGAGATCGAGGTATTCCTTGCCGTCGGCGTCCCACACAAGGGCCCCTGCACCGCGGACCAAAACACGCTGCGGGGTGCCGAAGACGCCCATGAGGGACGAAGAATAGCGGGCCAGCCAGTCGGATCCCGTGCTGTGCCCGGCTATAGCGTCTGCGGGCGTCTCGACCAGTTCTGCTTCGTTGGCGTTCATGAGTTCACTTCCTCGTCGGGGACAACCTGGGTTCCGATGCCCGCGGTCGTAAAGGTTTCCAGGAGCATGGAGTGCGGCAAGCGGCCATCCACGATGTGCGCCCGCTCCACTCCTTCATCAATGGCCTTCAGGCAGGCCGCCATTTTGGGGATCATGCCGGACTCCAGTCGGGGCAACATCTCCCGCAATTCCGTGGCCGTCAGCGAAGAGATGAGCGATGACTTGTCCGGCCAGTTGGCATAGAGTCCTTCGACGTCGGTCAGGATAACGAGCTTTGACGCGCCCAGCGCAGAGGCGACCGCAGCTGCAGCCGTGTCCGCGTTGACGTTGAGGACCTGGCCAGTGGTGGAGCCTGTGCCGTCCCCTTCGTCAGTGATCTCGGGGGCAACCGTGGAAATCACCGGGATGCGGCCGGCGTCGAGGATGTCCTCGATACCCGTGGGATCAACGCCCACTACCTCGCCCACCAGGCCGAGGTCTATTTCCTCGCCGTCCACCACCGTGCCGGTGCGCACGGCGCGCAGCAGACCGCCGTCTTCACCGGACATCCCGACTGCATAGGGTCCGTGGGAGTTGATGAGACCAACGAGTTCGCGTCCCACTTGTCCGGTGAGCACCATGCGGACCACGTCCATGGCCTCGGGGGTGGTGACGCGCAGGCCGCCCTTGAATTCGGATTCAATGCCGAGCCTGCTGAGCATCGAATTGATTTGCGGGCCACCACCGTGAACCACGACGGGGTGGATGCCCACGTGGTGCAGGAAGACGATGTCCTCGGCGAAGGCGCGGCGGAGTTCTTCGTTGACCATGGCGTTTCCGCCGTACTTGATCACCATGGTGGTGCCGGCGAAGCGCTGGATCCAGGGCAACGCCTCAATCAGGGTCGCCGCCTTGTCCTGGGCATCACTCATGGACGTGTTTTCGCGGGTGTGCGCAGTCATGGTCATCCCCGTCTAGCTCGAGTAGGCGCTGTTCTCGTGCACGTAGTCGTGCGTGAGGTCGTTGGTCCAGATGGTGGCCTCCGCGTCGCCGGCCTGCAGGTCGATTTCCACAAGTACCTCGCGGGGCTCAAGATCCACGAGGCTGCGGTCCTCGCCGATGCCGCCGTTACGGCAGATCTGGATGCCGTTCATAGAGACGTTGAGCTGGTCCGGTTCGAAGACGGCGTCCGTGGTGCCCACCGAGGACAGGACCCGGCCCCAGTTCGGGTCCTTGCCGAAGATGGCGGTCTTGAACAGATTGGAGCGGGCCACGGAACGGCTGACGATTTCGGCGTCACGTTCGCTGGCCGCGTTGAACGTACGGATGGCAATGTCGTGGCTGGCACCTTCGGCGTCGCCGATCAGCTTGCGGGCAAGTTCGGCACACACCTGGGTGATGCCGGAACCAAGCTGTTCAGCGGACGGGATGGCCTCGGAGGCCCCGGAGGCCAGCAAGACCACGGTGTCGTTCGTGGACATGCAACCGTCCGAGTCCGTGCGGTCGAAGGTGACGCGCGTGGCGTCGCGGAGCACGACGTCGAGCTCTTCCGCCTGGACCTGGGCATCCGTGGTGAGCACCACCAGCATTGTCGCGAGGCCCGGTGCCAGCATGCCGGCCCCCTTCGCGATGCCCCCGACCGTGAAGGTCTTGCCTTCGGCGTCGGTGCCGGCGAAGACAGCTTCCTTGGCAACGCTGTCCGTGGTCATGATCGCCGTAGCGGCGGCCAGGCCGCCGTCGTCGGAGAGTTCCGCAAAAGCTGCGTCAATGCCCGGGATGATCTTGTCCATGGGAAGTTGCTCACCGATGAGGCCGGTGGAGCAGACCACGACGTCGGAGGCGGAGATCCCGAGGACAGCCGCCACTTTTTCTGCGGTTGCGTGCGTATTTTGGAATCCCTGTGGCCCGGTGCACGCGTTTGCCCCGCCGGAATTCAGTACCACTGCATCCACCCGCCCGTCGGAGACCACTTGGCGGGACCAATGCACGGGAGCCGCGGCCACGCGGTTGGATGTGAAAACGGCTGCTGCCGCTTTGAGAGGGCCGTCGTTGACGACCAAGGCGAGGTCAGGATTGCCCGACGCCTTGATGCCTGCTTTGACGCCGGCGGCCCGGAATCCCTGGGGGGCGGTGATGGTCACGGTGCAACTCCTTGGACGTTGAGGCCTGCGGATTCGTCAAGGCCGAGGGCGATGTTCATGGACTGCACAGCGCCGCCGGCGGTCCCCTTGGTCAGATTGTCGATGGCGCACGTGACAATTACGCGGCCGGAGTGTTCGTCGAAAGCCAACTGCATGACTGCATGGTTGGAACCCTGCACCGACTTGGTGGTGGGCCACTGGCCTTCAGGAAGCAGGTGGACGAAGGGTTCGTCGTCGTAGGCTTCGGACCAGGCACTGCGGAGTTCGGCTGCGGTGACGCCTGCCTTGACCTTGGCCGTTGCCGTGCTCAGTATGCCGCGGCTCATGGGCGCAAGGGTGGGAGTGAAGGACACGGTGACTTGTTCACCGGCGGCATTGGAAAGCCCTTGCTCGATCTCGGGGGTGTGGCGGTGGCCGCCTCCCACACCGTAGGGACTCATGGAGCCCATGACTTCGGAGCCGATGAGGTTGACCTTGGCTGCCTTGCCCGCACCCGAGGTGCCGGAGGCCGAAACAATCACGACGTCGTCCGGCTGGAGGAGCTTGTTGGCGAAACCGGGAGTGAGGGCGAGAAGGGCCGACGTCGGGTAGCACCCGGGTACCGCAATGCGCTTGGCGCCTTTGAGGGCTTCACGCTGGCCGGGGAGTTCCGGCAGCCCATAGGGCCAGGTGCCCGCATGGGCCGAGCCGTAGAACTTTTCCCACGCAAGGGGGTCTTCGAGCCGGTGGTCCGCGCCGGCGTCGATCACCAGCGTGCCTTCCGGCAGTTGCGCGGCGATCTCGGCGGAAGCTCCGTGCGGGAGCGCCAGGAACACGACGTCGTGGCCGGCGAGGTTCTCCACGCTGGTGTCTTCGAGAATCCGGCTGGCCAAACCATGGAGATGCGGCTGCAACTCCCCTAGTCTGGAACCGGCATTGCTGTGCGCGGTGATGGCACCGATGGTGACGTCCGGATGGCCTGCCAGGAGGCGCAATACCTCACCACCGGCGTAGCCGCTGGCACCGGAGACGGCAACAGAAATAGTCATGGCAAGACTATACAGCAAAAATATTCATGGTTGCCGATATTTATGCACGCCTTTTCCGATGCCTCACCGAAGCCGGGTCGTGCCGGCACAGCTCCTTTGGGGGCGTATGCTGAATAGAGGGTGATCTAGACCGTGCAGCCGATCGTCGGTTGCATCGTTGCCCGTTATTGTTACGGGGCAACTGCATATGTCACCGACTTCCACCACTGAACGTCCCATTAGGAGCGTCCGGCAGCCAAACGCTGTCGTGCTCAGCTATTCCGAACTCCTCAAGACGGTCCGCGCGGAAGGGCTTTTGAAGCGCCGCGTTGGCTTCTATATCACCGTTTTTGCGGCCCTGGTCCTCTTGCTGACCGGCACCTGGTTTGGCTTCGCGCTGATCGGCCCCAGCTGGTACCAACTCCTCATCGCCGCAGCCCTGGGCATCCTCTGCACCCAGTTGAGCTTCCTGGCCCATGAGGCCGGTCACCGTCAGATTTTTGCCTCCCGCAGAGCCAATGACTGGTCCGCCCGCATCCTGGCCACTTCGGTTGCCGGCATCAGTTACTCCTGGTGGGAGCAGAAGCACGGCGCACACCACAACAACCCCAACGTGATTTCCAAAGACCCGGACATCAAGACCGGAGCCTTGGCTTTCCACGTTGAAGCCGCTGCCGGCAGGCAAGGACGCTTCGCGTTCCTCACCCGCAGGCAAGGCTGGTTCTTCTTCCCGCTCCTCATGTTGCTGGGCATCAGCCTGCAGTGGGAGTCCCTGATGTACATCCTCCGGCCCGGAGCCATCAAGCACCGCTGGGTGGAGACCCCCATCCTTCTGGCACGGCTCCTCGCACTCCCGGCCCTCGCGTTCACCTTCCTCCCTGTGGGCATGGCCTTCGCCTTCCTAGGCGTCCAGATCATGGTGTACGGCTTCTACATGGGCGCTTCCTTCGCGCCCAACCACAAGGGAATGCCGGTCCTGCCTACCGACTCCCGCGTCGATTTCCTGCGTCGCCAGATCCTGACTGCCAGGAACATCTCCGGCGGACCCTTCATGAACATCCTGCTGGGCGGCCTCAACCACCAGGCCGAACACCACCTGTTCCCGGACATGGCCCGCCCCCACCTGCGCCGCGCCTCGGAGATCGTTCGAAGCTACTGCGAAGAGCACTCCATTCCCTATACCGAAACCACCCTGATGCAGTCATACGGAATCGTCGTGCGCTACCTCAATGAGGTGGGACTCGCCGCCGGCCGCGGCTTTGACTGCCCAGTGGCTTCCGCGCACGGCAGAGGCTGACACTCCGAGGACCGCAGGGGCACATTAGGGCGAAACACAGGCCTGTGCCCCTGAGTGGACGCTCGACGGACTCCGCTCCCTAGGATGGTTGTGTGAATGCGGGCGCGAAAGTGCCTCGACGGAGAAGGAGACCCATGACGCA
Proteins encoded:
- the argB gene encoding acetylglutamate kinase, with translation MTAHTRENTSMSDAQDKAATLIEALPWIQRFAGTTMVIKYGGNAMVNEELRRAFAEDIVFLHHVGIHPVVVHGGGPQINSMLSRLGIESEFKGGLRVTTPEAMDVVRMVLTGQVGRELVGLINSHGPYAVGMSGEDGGLLRAVRTGTVVDGEEIDLGLVGEVVGVDPTGIEDILDAGRIPVISTVAPEITDEGDGTGSTTGQVLNVNADTAAAAVASALGASKLVILTDVEGLYANWPDKSSLISSLTATELREMLPRLESGMIPKMAACLKAIDEGVERAHIVDGRLPHSMLLETFTTAGIGTQVVPDEEVNS
- a CDS encoding fatty acid desaturase family protein, with product MSPTSTTERPIRSVRQPNAVVLSYSELLKTVRAEGLLKRRVGFYITVFAALVLLLTGTWFGFALIGPSWYQLLIAAALGILCTQLSFLAHEAGHRQIFASRRANDWSARILATSVAGISYSWWEQKHGAHHNNPNVISKDPDIKTGALAFHVEAAAGRQGRFAFLTRRQGWFFFPLLMLLGISLQWESLMYILRPGAIKHRWVETPILLARLLALPALAFTFLPVGMAFAFLGVQIMVYGFYMGASFAPNHKGMPVLPTDSRVDFLRRQILTARNISGGPFMNILLGGLNHQAEHHLFPDMARPHLRRASEIVRSYCEEHSIPYTETTLMQSYGIVVRYLNEVGLAAGRGFDCPVASAHGRG
- a CDS encoding acetylornithine transaminase; its protein translation is MNANEAELVETPADAIAGHSTGSDWLARYSSSLMGVFGTPQRVLVRGAGALVWDADGKEYLDLLGGIAVNALGHAHPFVTSVISSQLATLGHVSNFFTSPTQIALAEKLLSITNAPAGSKVFFANSGTEANEAAFKLARRNSEAPAGAKSAKRTKIIALEGAFHGRTMGALALTAKEAYRTPFEPLPGGVVHIPFGDIEALRAAVDETTAAVFLEPIQGEAGVRPLSVEYLLAAREATTAAGALLILDEVQTGIGRTGKWLASEDAGIVPDAVTLAKGLGGGFPVGALITFGAPTSSLLTAGQHGTTFGGNPVATAAALATLHAIESQGVLENVLTVGARLRAGLSDVDGVAEVRGEGLLIGFDLDAEIAPAMVTAALDAGFIINSPGPRTIRLAPPLILTTEQADRFLEALPGIIRAAAAQTAASLTTAPQTAAPLTAKDAQ
- the argJ gene encoding bifunctional glutamate N-acetyltransferase/amino-acid acetyltransferase ArgJ; the encoded protein is MTITAPQGFRAAGVKAGIKASGNPDLALVVNDGPLKAAAAVFTSNRVAAAPVHWSRQVVSDGRVDAVVLNSGGANACTGPQGFQNTHATAEKVAAVLGISASDVVVCSTGLIGEQLPMDKIIPGIDAAFAELSDDGGLAAATAIMTTDSVAKEAVFAGTDAEGKTFTVGGIAKGAGMLAPGLATMLVVLTTDAQVQAEELDVVLRDATRVTFDRTDSDGCMSTNDTVVLLASGASEAIPSAEQLGSGITQVCAELARKLIGDAEGASHDIAIRTFNAASERDAEIVSRSVARSNLFKTAIFGKDPNWGRVLSSVGTTDAVFEPDQLNVSMNGIQICRNGGIGEDRSLVDLEPREVLVEIDLQAGDAEATIWTNDLTHDYVHENSAYSS
- the argC gene encoding N-acetyl-gamma-glutamyl-phosphate reductase yields the protein MTISVAVSGASGYAGGEVLRLLAGHPDVTIGAITAHSNAGSRLGELQPHLHGLASRILEDTSVENLAGHDVVFLALPHGASAEIAAQLPEGTLVIDAGADHRLEDPLAWEKFYGSAHAGTWPYGLPELPGQREALKGAKRIAVPGCYPTSALLALTPGFANKLLQPDDVVIVSASGTSGAGKAAKVNLIGSEVMGSMSPYGVGGGHRHTPEIEQGLSNAAGEQVTVSFTPTLAPMSRGILSTATAKVKAGVTAAELRSAWSEAYDDEPFVHLLPEGQWPTTKSVQGSNHAVMQLAFDEHSGRVIVTCAIDNLTKGTAGGAVQSMNIALGLDESAGLNVQGVAP
- a CDS encoding arginine repressor; its protein translation is MSTHPASHGASPATKTARQARITSILTGESVRSQAELAALLADDGVQVTQATLSRDLVELGAVRVRGKDGALVYAVPGEGGDRNAKSGITQEILDARLSRLCGELLVTAEASGNIVVLRTPPGAANFLALAIDHSVMPSVLGTIAGDDTLLLVARDPDGGAELAARFLQLAQEAGPGN
- the argF gene encoding ornithine carbamoyltransferase yields the protein MNTTRHFLKDTDLTPAEQAEVLELAVRMKAAPYSVQPFAADGNGRKTVAVIFDKTSTRTRVSFATGIADMGGNALIINPGEAQIGHKESVEDTAKVLERMVSTIVWRTGAHSGLVAMAENSKVPVINALCDDYHPCQLLADLLAVKEHKGELAGLTMAYLGDAANNMANSYLLAGVTAGMHVRISGPEGYLPAADIVAAAEERAAETGGSVLITTDAAEALRGADVVATDTWVSMGQEAEKEARMQLFRGYSVNEAAMELAAPDAVVLHCLPAYRGYEISAGVIDGPQSIVWDEAENRLHAQKALMAWLMHRSGLAFVDGLSPVEGAVSPGKGAAESTF